GTTTGTTGCGCATACATACGCATGCATGTATATACTCGTATTGACGAGTCGAAAGACGCGAGCTACGGAAGTAATGTAAACCCCGGGAAAACTATCTTTAGCCCATTTTATACACACTGAAGTATAAACTTGACTCATCCAACCGCTGTAGATGGTTTTACCGACGCCGACTTACCCTAtaaacatgtataatataaacgcAACGATCAAATAAACGAatcaaaaaatgtacaataaataCCGAATGTTGTACGGAtgcacaaaaaatttataaatatttttactcgaTGTACCGCTAAGGGCAAGCATCCTCTATGGACAAAAAGGGCAGATAAGATTACGCGATACTGGAATGTTCGACCATGGTGCACGAACCTCGGTAACGGAAAAATTGGTATCGAGCCTGCCTTCAAACTGATAAAAAGATCccaaaagaaaacagaaacgTTCTCTACGATAGCTACATGCCAACGACGACCGAATACCAACATGGGACTCTGTTTGTTCAGTCGTCAGACAGTACACACACTTAAAGCGGGTTATCACCATACGTTCACTTGACCGTTCAGCGCGTACTTCACAACGGACCTGCGTTGTCAACTAATATAGCCTACAAAAATATCCCGTGCAAAATTCATTCTCGAATAACcgtgttttcaaaattctccgTTATGAAATTGTCTCGGCGGAAAAAGATCCGGTAGTTTGTGGTAAAATTCGGTTATATGGGATCGAGTCCGGAGAAATGTTGCTGCCAGTCTCCTCACTCGGCATCAGCGTCCGCGACCTACAACCAGGAACGACAAACGCATCCGACTTACGACCCTACGACTCAAAATCAGCAGCCGCCGTTGCCCCGGAATCAGAATCAACCCTGTCATAGTTTTACCCCGTACAACCCGCCCTGCCCGAGCAGATTGTACCCGGAACCTAAGAAAAGCACGTTTGGATCGACACTTTTTACCGGGCTTATCATCCTCTCGATTTTTGCCTTCCTGTACTACTACTACACGTACGTCCTGCCCAGGACAGGGTTTCGAAACCTGACTCGTTCCCCCTTTTACGAAGGCCACAACCCGACGAGTTTTCACTTGACCAGATCAACCATGGTAAAGATTTCACCGTGTAATTCAATGTTGTATATTCTTGTAAGTAGATTCGtgaatttgtcaaaaattgaTGGAAGGTAGATTTTTTTGTCAGTCGATCGTTGCTTTCTGGTACTCTGTATGATTAGGAAATTGAATTAGATCGAAGAGATGGAAATATTTACttacacatatacgtatgaGTATTTCTTAGGTAGACCAGATTCAGGTTTTACCGGTTCGAGGTAATTTCGTGTCACTAGTTAAACTTTTCCGTTGATGGTGTATAATATGTGTgtgcatgtataatacatatgtatattatatattctgTCAAGGTATGATATGATTTCATGTTAGGCTTGATAATCGAGATGACCATTTTTTGTCCCGACGAAATCATTCGAATATATAATTTAGAAAATCGAAGAATCTATTGAGATCCATCGGATTGGACTTAACGATCACTTGCATTTGAAAGTAACACTCTCttgaactaaaataaaaaatctctgAGTAGGCAACTTTTTAACGATTGCGTGAAACGTGTTAACTTATACCGGAGATTAAAATTGCTCAGCGTCGCGGATGCTTGTTCATTAATAAATTGTTTGCAAAAACGAAGGCATCGAATGCTACTTTGATGAGaagtggattttttttttcgcgtatCGCGTCGCCTTAAACAGGAACTAAAGTGAATGCTGTTAAGATCAAGCCCAACTAATTGGATACATGAGTAAATATTTGTGTCTCTTTgaagttatatatatatatatattttaccaTACGATTTCTCctacattatatttttgttttttgggaGACTTTTGGCTGCAGGTGTTCATCGCTGGACTAAAACCGATACTTTTAaatgcacatatatatatatacatatatatatatatactgggTGTCCCATTTTAATCTTACATCTAAATtatctcgaaaaatattgctctgatcaaattttgtttgaaacaaaagttttagAGTTCAAAAGGGgacgttcaaaaaaaattttgttgaaggtCCCAAATTTAAAATAGCGACGCTACGATGGCTGACATGGTTTTTTTAAGGGAaacctaacttttttttatgacaaaacAATGCATTGCATTGAAACTAACAACTTTTGtaagaaacatttttcgattcgaTTGTGGTTTTCATGTTGGAACTCCATTTTTGACTATTTAGCGCTGTCCGGAAGGTACCATAcaaaacccaaacaaacccaaacaaacccaaacgaacccaaacaaacccaaacaaacccaaacaaacgTGTGCATGCATCTGTATGGTTTGTATGGTACCTTCCGGACAGCGCTAAATAGTCAAAAATGGAGTTCCAACATGAAAACCACAAtctgaatcgaaaaatgtttcttaCAAAAGTTGTTAGTTTCAATGCAATGCATTGTTtcgtcataaaaaaaagttaggttTCCCTTAAAAAAAACCATGTCAGCCATCGTAGCGTCGCTATTGTAAATTTGGGaccttcaacaaaatttttttttgaacgtcCCCTTTTGAACTctaaaacttttgtttcaaacaaaatttgatcagagcaatatttttcgagataATTTAGATGTAAGATTAAAATGGGACAccctttatatatatatatatatatatatatatatatacacacaccaaTGACTGAAAATGTAAGCTctctttattttcgttttacgCAATTATTTATCCTTGTCCTGGTCCCAGAAAGCTTAGACTTTGGATTGTTACATGCATCTGCTTCTAAACTTTAAGAGTTACTTCACCTCGTTCCGTACCCTCGTCCTCGACGTTTTTCCTTGTAGGGATATGCGTCGGCGGATGAGGTTGGCGAGTCTGACGAACCCGACGATATTCACGAAAATGACTCCGCCGAGTTCGTTGCCCTGCAATCTTCCGGAAGGGGCAGGCAGCCTTCGTTGGTAGGTGCCAAAGCGCGACTTATTGATCATCGACCCATCCCTTGACCGCGATATCAACGATAAGCCTCACGTCACTCACGCTAGTCGTCTACCGCATGGTCATCGATTCTTATAAGATACGACGTGTGTGCAGAGCTTTGAACTGTGTCAAGGTGGAGTCGAAACTTTGGTTCATTTGATGATGGATACAATACGCACGtgtggtaaaaattgaaatgtatttttttctttcattctgaTAGAAAATCAATCttgttttgcaaaaatatcAACACACTATTTTGACGTTCGAAAGTGTACGTATACGACCGTTGAGGCTTGTTCATTGAATATATAATACTTGTACTGCACAGAATCAGTTCAGTCCGTTACCGACTTGCTGATAAATCGCATAATTGAGAACGAAAATCTGTGTGggttcaaatattttcaaagtattgttatagtttgatataaattttattttacatctaATTAATTGGTAAACTAATTGAACATTAGTCAGATTCTTTGAGAATATATTTAAACCTCAATTTTCGGAACAGTTAATTTTCCTCAAATGAATCACAGTTTTTGGctagtaaaatattttcttttaccgTACGAAGAAGCCTGGTTTTCGAGATAAGTTTTAGTGCCGCAATTACGTAGATTGCTGAGAAAACTTTCCAGACGAGAACTGTTTAGTACAAAGTTTTGCCCAAGTCGACAAGTTCCGCTTCATCCATAACGCACACTGCACAAGTATCGTCTAGGAATCGGtgacaatcgaaaaatttcacatctgTAAAATTCATGGAAAACTTAAATTTATCGGTTTGAATTATCACGTACAGCCAGAAACTGGCTGGCAACGATCGACTCACGTGcagtttgatttttcaaaaacagcAGGGAATTCGAAGAGATGTAAAGCCTGGTCAATCGACGGAGCCTTACCTTCGCTGCACGAGGGTTTCGATCGATTCTTCGTCAAGGAGACAAGACTCTTCCGACAACCTGTCTGGTCACGGAGGCAGGAGCAAGTCCTGCCTGGATGGCGTGCCACGTTTGAAAACTAGAAACGCCGGAATATAACCAACTTCACGTGCAAAAGATACTTATATCTTGCAATCCCACTTCTTAGATCTCCGGCGAGTCTTTCGGCGATAAAGTACGTTCGTACTCTTATAGGCATCGTGATCATTATACCGAGTTTCATAGTTACCGGGATATACGGGGTGATTTACACACTTCGAGATCTCGGCGATCATTAGAGGTCTGATCAGTGATATTTACGTACAAAGTAAGAGAGGGATTTTCATTGAAAGCGATGGAACTAAGCTGCTTGCTGTGAGAGATGATTCAAATAATTACATTCCTTTGCGCAAATGTGACGACAAGGTGCATATTTATAATGCAGGGACACTTATGCAATTACAACTGTGCAAAGACTTGAGCCGTCGTATAGGAGAAGGTATCTCTAAACTCAAAGCTATGATTCTCGCCATGTCGTTCGAATTACATCGTTTTAAATTCATTAGACACAAGATAGTAAACAAACCGTTTGATCAAACTTCACGAGGCAAACAGACtcgtaaaatttcaccaattttaACCCCGAACTAGTACAGTAATGAGAGTATTTGAAAGTATTGAACAGGTCATAAACTTCTCCCGAATATTGAAGTATGCTAGAGTTCCGGACggttaaaaaatgtttcgctctgtttaaaaaaaaatataatcaacaTTCAAAGAGTACGGTTTGATCAGTTCTTGGCTTTATTTTAATGCGTGTATAATGCAACGTATACATCTTTAAGCTTGCTATTAGATACAGGACTATATCCTTGAATTCAATCGTGCAGGTAAAGCATATATCTATCGTTTCTAAGATACTGTAAAGTGTAATGCATGTGATGAACGGACGAAGTTTGTTAGGATTTAAGGCATCTCTTACGTTTTTGCATACCGATAAATAACGTAAACGCAcgagtttttgaaattcatcaaacATTTATGGTACGCTAGTGTTATAAACAGAAAACAGCGGTACGACTGGATCttgagaaataattcattgctATAAGTAGAGCAAATATTGACAAATCTGCGTCGTTTAGAAGTTTAGAGACATGATATCCACTCAGACCACAGATAAAATATTGATTGTACAACTGAACACCAAATAGATTAGAATGCAAATCACGTCTTAGTATCTCGATTCGTTCGttgaattttctgaaattatgtaaaatcgtttaaattttttatgctCATGTGATGCCAACGTCTTGTGTCataactaattgtaagctaATGATAATCCTGACAAGATTCGCAAAGTATTAAACGGCTCGCCGTTCCCGTTTCGCATATTGTTCTTGTGATCTACTTTATTTTGAGCAATTTTTAAGAGCAAGGCTCATTCCACACGAACATGCTTTTAAATGCGGTTTCTTTGAATAGCTGTGACGAAGCGTTTGGCCAGTCGCAGGATCCAGTGGCGTGAGTACAGTGGCCATGTTTAATAGTGACGTGGAGAATCGAGGAGGAAAGCATCGCGTAACAATAGAGGAGCTGAGCAACGTtggcgtgaaaaaaataaaaaataaaaacgcgaAAGCAAATGCCGTGATGTtcttttgataaattttctttcatcaatATCGACACTAACTTCTCTATGCGATAGATAAATTTTAAagcgtaataaaatttctattcatACATTAAAATTTGTTCAGTGGAGCTTGGTACAGATAATTATATAGTGAATAACGTCATCCGATGAATCAGAGCGTTTAACAGAGTCCGGGAGTCTTGGTTGCTTCCGAAGACGAGCGACTCGGAGAGGATAGTCATTCTTCCGATTACCAGATTATGGCCTGCAAGATGCAGCGCGAGAGCTTCATCAGTTGGAGCGGCTGGCCTTTCATcagttttttgattttgttggGCAGCGTTGGATACACTGCGTGGACGATGTACAAGCAACACGCTCAGGGTGGTTCTTCAGAATAGGGAAGAATCATTTCTCAACCCAAGAAAGTGAGAAACTTTTCCGATTAACTGTGACATCATTGCAAGTATGTATTATTCGTGAAAGCCAAAGCCTTGGTCGCAGTATCTGAGCAGAGTTATTGAATGATAGGGTTCGATATTGCTGCGCGAAACGCTGTCAACACCTACTcgctacactgagagaaatttttaattccagttaccgctcagtccttaactattttcattttttaccacaatccaaaaatatagttctaggtacaaaatgaaaattagttttctggctgttaccagaaagtctagtatccgttactattctttcccattacgatcactgttgctatattttcttgtaactgttgtgAAAATCTAATGCTTGTGCagcgataaattgacgttgaagccttgtttaactaaaaaagtagagtacacctcgcaaactgattttgcgttgcaattaccaaaaaaggatcgacgatagcgcaaaatggtaacgcgtacctcgtttttcgtaatcccaacgatattcaaacaattttttttaacgatacctgttttactgaattcttctagttactataagaaatgaaatttttctcagtttatCGAAAAACCGTTCCCATCATCTGCATCATGTATCTAATTCATGCTTGAGCAACGCGCGGACTGGCTCTCGTTATCGGCATAATTAAACCACATCTGGAACATGGCCATCGTCTGGTCGGACGCCATCTGAGTTTCGACTTGCAGGTTCACGGTGAGATCCAGGGATTAGAATACAACTGTTACCCATTAGTGCCTC
This genomic stretch from Neodiprion pinetum isolate iyNeoPine1 chromosome 6, iyNeoPine1.2, whole genome shotgun sequence harbors:
- the LOC124221469 gene encoding uncharacterized protein; the encoded protein is MGSSPEKCCCQSPHSASASATYNQERQTHPTYDPTTQNQQPPLPRNQNQPCHSFTPYNPPCPSRLYPEPKKSTFGSTLFTGLIILSIFAFLYYYYTYVLPRTGFRNLTRSPFYEGHNPTSFHLTRSTMGYASADEVGESDEPDDIHENDSAEFVALQSSGRGRQPSLQGIRRDVKPGQSTEPYLRCTRVSIDSSSRRQDSSDNLSGHGGRSKSCLDGVPRLKTRNAGI